The stretch of DNA ATCCCGACACCGGTGAGATCAAGATCGACAAGTACGTCGCCGTGGACGACTGCGGCAACGTCATCAACCCGCTGCTGGTCGAGGGCCAGGTGCACGGCGGCATCGTGCAGAGCATCGGCCAGGCCTTCCTGGAAGAGGTCATCTACGACGAGAACGGCCAGCTCGTGACCGGCACGCTGATGAACTACGCCGTGCCCAAGGCGGCGCAGGTGCCGCGCTTCGAGTTGGAGCGCACCTGCACGCCCTCGCCGGTGAACCCCATGGGGGTGAAGGGCGTGGGCGAGGCCGGCACCATCGGCGCGACCCCGGCGCTGGTCAACGCCGTCTGCGACGCGCTGGCGCCCCTGGGCATCACCAACCTCGACATGCCGCTCAAGCCGGAGCGCGTGTGGCGCGCCATCCGCGACGCCAGGAAGCTGCAGGCCGGCAAGATCCAGCCAGCGGCGGCCGCGCCTCCGCCGGAGCAGCCCGCCAAGGCAAGCCGCGCCACGGCCAGGAGGAACGCATGATCCCGGCATCGTTCGACTACGATTCTCCGCGCACGCTGGGCGAGGCCCTGGCGCTGCTCGCTTCCCGCGGCGAGGACGCCAAGCTGCTGGCCGGCGGACACAGCCTGCTGCCCGCCATGAAGCTGCGTCTGGCGCAGCCGCCCGCGCTCATCGACCTGGGCCGCATCCCCGGGCTCAGCTACATCCGCGAGGCCCACGACGGCCTGGCCCTGGGCGCCATGACCACCCACGCCGCCGTGGCCGCCTCCGACCTGCTGCGCCGCAATTGCCCGCTGCTGGCCGAGACTGCCGCCGCCATCGGCGACGTCCAGGTGCGCAACCGCGGCACCCTGGGCGGCAGCCTCGCCCACGCCGATCCCGCCGCCGACTATCCCGCCGCCATCCTCGCCCTCGACGCCGAATTGGTCACCATCAGCGAGAGCGGCGAGCGCGTGATCAAGGCGCGCGACTTCTTCACCGGGATGTTCGCGACCGCGCTGCGCCCCGACGAGATCCTCATCGAGGTGCGCGTGCCCAGGACCGGCACCGCCGGCACCGCCTACAAGAAGTTCCACCACCCCGCCTCCGGCTTCGCCGTGGTGGGCGTGGCCGCGGTGGTGAAGACCAAGGCCGGCAGGATCGAAGGCGCTTCCGTGGGCATCA from Terriglobales bacterium encodes:
- a CDS encoding xanthine dehydrogenase family protein subunit M translates to MIPASFDYDSPRTLGEALALLASRGEDAKLLAGGHSLLPAMKLRLAQPPALIDLGRIPGLSYIREAHDGLALGAMTTHAAVAASDLLRRNCPLLAETAAAIGDVQVRNRGTLGGSLAHADPAADYPAAILALDAELVTISESGERVIKARDFFTGMFATALRPDEILIEVRVPRTGTAGTAYKKFHHPASGFAVVGVAAVVKTKAGRIEGASVGITGVAERAYRAAAVEQALRAQAAIADAAAHAADGVEALGDHFASSEYRAHLAAVFTRRALEEARARAR